A genomic window from Corallincola holothuriorum includes:
- a CDS encoding DUF4234 domain-containing protein, with the protein MEEVLNAAPEISNTNTEVSQEFYVVSPLKFVILFIGTLGFYSIYWFYKHWSLFKKHNNDNIWPIPRAIFAIFFTHALFGVIDDKYQQGNHPARKSLSFAATVFVVLTILGRLLDKLASNEIVAPLLAYSSLAFIPIICWALLQGQLKANIACNDPAANSNRTLTVFNCLWLFLGALLWFLVIFGLLITLNIISAQ; encoded by the coding sequence ATGGAAGAGGTTCTCAATGCAGCACCAGAGATCTCCAATACAAACACGGAAGTGTCCCAAGAGTTCTACGTCGTATCACCGTTAAAGTTTGTCATCCTTTTTATTGGTACCCTAGGTTTTTACTCTATCTACTGGTTTTATAAGCATTGGAGTCTGTTTAAAAAACACAATAACGACAACATCTGGCCAATCCCTCGGGCTATATTCGCCATCTTCTTCACCCATGCCCTGTTTGGCGTTATTGACGATAAGTACCAACAAGGTAACCATCCAGCCCGTAAGTCGCTAAGCTTTGCGGCTACCGTTTTTGTGGTATTGACCATACTTGGTCGGCTTTTAGACAAATTGGCAAGCAATGAGATTGTTGCGCCACTATTGGCATATTCAAGCTTGGCATTTATCCCTATTATCTGCTGGGCACTGCTACAAGGCCAGCTCAAGGCAAATATCGCTTGCAATGACCCCGCCGCAAATTCAAATCGCACCCTCACTGTTTTTAATTGTCTTTGGTTGTTCCTCGGTGCCTTGCTTTGGTT
- a CDS encoding DUF4870 domain-containing protein, whose amino-acid sequence MSDEITEVEAEISQDTKNMALLTWIGTIFFGFIPGLIFYLIKKDDPYLQDQAKEALNWSITAAIGYLLSAILVIVVIGALLMPVVGICHLVFCIMGAIAASSGKPFRVPFAIRLIK is encoded by the coding sequence ATGAGTGACGAAATAACAGAAGTAGAGGCAGAGATCTCTCAAGACACTAAAAACATGGCGCTACTGACATGGATCGGTACGATCTTTTTTGGCTTTATTCCGGGCCTTATTTTTTACCTCATCAAGAAAGATGATCCGTACCTGCAGGATCAGGCAAAAGAAGCGTTGAACTGGTCAATTACTGCTGCAATCGGTTACCTGTTATCAGCCATTTTGGTGATTGTCGTGATCGGCGCTTTACTGATGCCAGTCGTGGGTATTTGTCATTTAGTATTTTGTATCATGGGAGCTATCGCGGCATCGAGTGGCAAGCCATTCCGTGTCCCCTTTGCGATCCGTTTGATCAAATAA